Within the Gemmatimonadales bacterium genome, the region TGCTGAACCCGGTTCTCGCGCGCGGCCAGGTAGAGGGTAGCGTCTACATGGGACTGGGCGAGGCGCTGATGGAGGAGCAGGTCTTCCGGCGGCTGCCGGCCCGGCTCTCGGGCGCGCTGGTCCACAAGATCCCCAGCCTCCTCGAGTACAAGTCGATCACGTCGCTCGAGATGCCGGAGGTCGTGACCTACTTCATCGAGAACCCGGACCCGAACGGGCCGTTCGGCGCGAAGGAGGTCGGCCAGGGGCCGCTGCTGCCGATCATGCCGGCAGTGGCTAACGCGGTGTTCGATGCGGTCGGCGTGCGGGTGGACGAGGTGCCGATCACGCCGGAGAAGATTCTGAGGGCACTGGAGAGTAAGGGGAGTAAGGGGAGTAAGGGGAGTGAGGGGAGTGATGGGATGGCCCGCGTGGGGCCGACGACCTTCCCCGACGTGCCTTGGCCGGAGCCGCTCAAGGTGCCGCCGCCGTGGGAAGGCGGCGATGGCCGCGCCCTGAACCAGGAGCAGCGGACGGAAAGAACGGCCGGGGCCGCAGGATGATGCGCGCGCCGAAGTTCCGGTACGTCGCCGCGCGGACGGTGAAGGATGCCGCGCTGGCGCTGCAGGACGGCGGCGCCGACGCGATGTTGCTCGCGGGTGGGACCGACCTGGTGCCGAACATGAAGCGGCGTCAGCAGACCCCGGCGATCGTGATCGGCATCCGGAACGTGTCCGAGTTGAAGAAGATCTCGAACGGCAAGGGCCTGACGCTCGGCACGGGGCTGACGCTCACCGAGATCACCGAGCACGAGAAGGTGCGGGCCGGGTACGCGGCGCTCGCCAAGGCGGCGGGCTCCGTGGCGACACCGCACCTCCGGAACATGGGCACGCTGGGCGGCAATCTCTGCCTCGACACCCGCTGCAACTATTACGACCAGAACTACGAGTGGCGGAAGGCGATCAGCTTCTGCATGAAGGCGCCGGGGAGCACCGACGGGCACGCCTGCACCAGCCCGGACGGCACCTCGATCTGCTGGGTGGCGACGAGTAGTCCCCGCTGCTGGGCGGTCTCGAGCACCGACACGGCGCCGGCACTCATCGCGCTGGGGGCCGAGGTCACCCTGGTGAGCACCGAGGGGGAGCGGCGGATTCCGCTGGAGCAGCTCTACAACAACGACGGGATGGCGTACCTCACCAAGCGCCGCGACGAGATCGTGACGAAGGTACACCTGCCGCCGAACGTCGAAGGTCGAAAGTCGACGTACTGGAAGCTGAGGCGGCGAGGGTCGTTCGATTTCCCGGTGCTCTCGGTCGCGGCATCGGCGCGGTTTTCCGGAGGGGGGAGCGGGGAGCGGGGAGCGGTACCTGCCGGTGCGGTAGTCCTTGAGGCGCGGGTGGTACTCGGGGCAGTTGCCTCGCGGCCGCTGATCGTCCCGGAGGCGGCAACGCTGGTCGGAAAACGCCTAACGGACGACGTGATCGCGACATTCGCCGAGCAG harbors:
- a CDS encoding FAD binding domain-containing protein, with protein sequence MMRAPKFRYVAARTVKDAALALQDGGADAMLLAGGTDLVPNMKRRQQTPAIVIGIRNVSELKKISNGKGLTLGTGLTLTEITEHEKVRAGYAALAKAAGSVATPHLRNMGTLGGNLCLDTRCNYYDQNYEWRKAISFCMKAPGSTDGHACTSPDGTSICWVATSSPRCWAVSSTDTAPALIALGAEVTLVSTEGERRIPLEQLYNNDGMAYLTKRRDEIVTKVHLPPNVEGRKSTYWKLRRRGSFDFPVLSVAASARFSGGGSGERGAVPAGAVVLEARVVLGAVASRPLIVPEAATLVGKRLTDDVIATFAEQASRLAKPLDNTDFELGWRKKVAKSYVVGALKELRVGG